The following proteins are encoded in a genomic region of Emys orbicularis isolate rEmyOrb1 chromosome 19, rEmyOrb1.hap1, whole genome shotgun sequence:
- the EEF1AKMT3 gene encoding EEF1A lysine methyltransferase 3 codes for MAASRQPPFCHVEFGGAVATREASEVAPEGLEAVFPREVGLFADAFPEETRYGFCGHVLTIAQHHGARLGVAAPVWEAALTLCKYFEKQKLNFWGKKVIELGAGTGIVGILATLLGGDVTITDLPLALEQIQENVHRNVPAEHLARARVCALSWGLDHEEFLRDYDFILGADIVYLKDTYPMLIRTLRHLCGPHSTIYLSSKMRQEHRTAVFYEALLPLHFTLELAYRDENENINIYRVTSKQNS; via the exons ATGGCTGCGTCCAGGCAGCCGCCTTTCTGCCACGTGGAGTTCGGCGGGGCGGTGGCTACCCGGGAGGCGTCGGAGGTCGCCCCCGAGGGGCTGGAGGCCGTGTTCCCCCGGGAGGTCGGGCTCTTCGCTGACGCCTTCCCCGAGGAGACCCGCTACGGCTTCTGCGGCCACGTGTTAACCATCGCCCAGCACCACGGGGCTCGGCTCGGGGTGGCAGCGCCCGTCTGGGAGGCG GCTCTAACCCTGTGTAAATATTTTGAGAAACAGAAGCTCAACTTCTGGGGCAAGAAGGTGATTGAGCTGGGCGCTGGGACAGGCATCGTGGGCATCCTTGCCACCCTGCTCG GAGGAGATGTAACCATCACAGATCTCCCTCTGGCTTTGGAGCAGATACAGGAGAACGTCCATAGGAATGTGCCTGCAGAGCATTTGGCTCGGGCCAGAGTTTGTGCTCTGTCTTGGGGTCTGGACCACGAGGAGTTCCTGAGAGACTACGACTTCATCCTGGGTGCAGACATAGTCTATCTGAAAGATACGTACCCCATGCTCATCAGGACCCTCCGGCACCTCTGTGGCCCTCATTCAACCATCTACCTGTCTTCCAAAATGCGGCAGGAGCACAGGACGGCTGTGTTCTACGAGGCGCTGCTCCCGCTGCACTTCACTTTAGAACTGGCCTATAGGGATGAAAATGAGAACATTAACATCTATAGAGTCACCAGCAAGCAGAATAGCTGA